A window of the Azospirillum formosense genome harbors these coding sequences:
- a CDS encoding phage holin family protein — MSAAEDRSYDPRQDRPIAGLFADLARETTNLARTEIELAKAELTEKAGQAAGGAAYVVAGGLIAFAGVLVLLAAAVLALSKVVEPWLAAVIVGAVVLVIGGVLAMIGKKRLSPENLQPQRTIETLRDDKRWARSQLAR; from the coding sequence ATGAGCGCTGCGGAGGACCGTTCCTACGATCCGCGGCAAGACCGACCCATCGCAGGCCTGTTCGCCGATCTGGCGCGCGAGACCACCAATCTCGCCCGCACCGAGATCGAGTTGGCCAAGGCCGAACTGACCGAAAAGGCCGGCCAGGCCGCGGGCGGCGCGGCCTATGTGGTCGCCGGCGGGCTCATCGCCTTCGCGGGCGTTCTGGTCCTGCTGGCCGCGGCGGTGCTGGCCCTGTCGAAGGTGGTCGAGCCCTGGCTGGCCGCCGTCATCGTCGGGGCCGTCGTGCTGGTCATCGGCGGCGTGCTGGCGATGATCGGCAAGAAGCGGCTCAGCCCGGAAAATCTTCAGCCGCAGCGCACCATCGAGACGCTGCGCGACGACAAGCGCTGGGCCCGCTCCCAGCTCGCGCGATGA
- a CDS encoding SUF system Fe-S cluster assembly regulator: protein MIRLSKLTDYAIVVMSEMARHVGTVHTVSHLAERTGVPSPTVAKLMKTLTPAGLTTSHRGAAGGYALSRTADAISIAEIITALDGPIALTACVEGGDSQCGVQRLCPMRGGWEKVNSAIRGALEQVTLADMMGPPAWAEGPPGPLDSIGAGPGPARRAAV from the coding sequence ATGATCCGGCTGAGCAAGCTGACCGACTACGCCATCGTCGTGATGAGCGAAATGGCGCGCCATGTGGGCACGGTGCACACCGTCTCCCATCTGGCGGAGCGCACGGGCGTGCCCTCCCCCACGGTCGCCAAGCTCATGAAGACGCTGACCCCGGCGGGGCTCACGACCTCGCACCGCGGCGCCGCCGGTGGTTATGCGCTCAGCCGCACCGCCGATGCAATCTCTATCGCCGAGATCATCACGGCGCTCGACGGCCCGATCGCGCTCACCGCCTGCGTGGAGGGCGGCGACAGCCAATGCGGCGTGCAGCGCCTGTGCCCGATGCGCGGCGGCTGGGAGAAGGTCAACAGCGCCATCCGCGGCGCGCTCGAACAGGTGACGCTGGCCGACATGATGGGTCCGCCCGCCTGGGCGGAGGGTCCACCCGGCCCGCTCGACAGCATTGGAGCCGGCCCAGGCCCGGCACGGCGCGCCGCCGTCTGA
- the sufB gene encoding Fe-S cluster assembly protein SufB, with translation MAATTETVEQVRAVTEQKYKYGFTTDIESDVAPKGLNEDTVRFISAKKEEPEWLLEWRLKAFRVWQEMEEPRHWAKLSYPPIDYQDAHYYAAPKMKDRPKSLDEVDPELLKTYEKLGIPLREQEILAGVEGAEGKSPAIAVDAVFDSVSVATTFKAKLEEMGIIFCSISEAVHKCPELVQKYLGSVVPYTDNFYATLNCAVFTDGSFVYIPKGVRCPMELSTYFRINQANTGQFERTLIIADEGSYVSYLEGCTAPQRDENQLHAAVVELVALDDAQIKYSTVQNWYPGNAEGIGGIYNFVTKRGACRGRNSKISWTQVETGSAITWKYPSCILQGDNSVGEFYSVAITNNFQQADTGTKMIHIGKNTRSTIVSKGISAGRAQQTYRGLVKILPKAEGARNHTQCDSLLIGDQCGAHTVPYIENRNRTARVEHEATTAKISEDQLFYCRQRGLSEEDAVSLIVNGFCKEVLKELPMEFAVEAQKLVGISLEGSVG, from the coding sequence ATGGCCGCCACGACCGAAACCGTCGAACAGGTCCGCGCCGTCACGGAGCAGAAGTACAAGTACGGCTTCACGACGGACATCGAATCGGATGTCGCGCCCAAGGGCCTGAACGAGGACACCGTCCGCTTCATCTCCGCCAAGAAGGAGGAGCCGGAATGGCTTCTCGAATGGCGCCTGAAGGCGTTCCGCGTCTGGCAGGAGATGGAGGAGCCGCGCCATTGGGCGAAGCTGTCCTACCCGCCAATCGACTATCAGGACGCGCACTACTACGCCGCGCCCAAGATGAAGGACCGCCCGAAGTCGCTGGACGAGGTCGATCCCGAGCTGCTGAAGACCTACGAGAAGCTGGGCATCCCGCTGCGCGAGCAGGAGATCCTGGCCGGCGTCGAGGGGGCCGAGGGCAAGAGCCCGGCCATCGCCGTGGACGCCGTGTTCGACAGCGTGTCGGTCGCCACCACCTTCAAGGCCAAGCTGGAGGAGATGGGCATCATCTTCTGCTCGATCTCCGAGGCCGTGCACAAGTGCCCGGAGCTGGTCCAGAAGTATCTCGGCTCCGTCGTGCCGTACACGGACAACTTCTACGCGACGCTGAACTGCGCGGTCTTCACCGACGGCAGCTTCGTCTACATCCCGAAGGGCGTGCGCTGCCCGATGGAGCTGTCCACCTACTTCCGCATCAACCAAGCCAACACCGGCCAGTTCGAGCGGACGCTGATCATCGCCGACGAGGGCAGCTACGTCAGCTATCTGGAAGGCTGCACGGCGCCCCAGCGCGACGAGAACCAGCTGCACGCCGCGGTGGTCGAGCTGGTGGCCCTCGATGACGCCCAGATCAAGTACTCGACGGTCCAGAACTGGTACCCGGGCAACGCGGAGGGCATCGGCGGCATCTACAACTTCGTGACGAAGCGCGGCGCCTGCCGCGGCCGCAACTCGAAGATCTCCTGGACGCAGGTGGAAACCGGTTCGGCCATCACCTGGAAGTACCCGAGCTGCATCCTGCAGGGCGACAACTCGGTGGGCGAGTTCTATTCGGTCGCCATCACGAACAACTTCCAGCAGGCCGACACCGGCACCAAGATGATCCACATCGGCAAGAACACCCGCTCGACCATCGTGTCGAAGGGCATCTCCGCCGGGCGTGCGCAGCAGACCTACCGCGGGCTGGTGAAGATCCTGCCGAAGGCGGAGGGCGCGCGCAACCACACCCAGTGCGACAGCCTGTTGATCGGCGACCAGTGCGGCGCCCACACGGTGCCCTACATCGAGAACCGCAACCGCACCGCCCGCGTCGAGCACGAGGCGACGACCGCCAAGATCAGCGAGGACCAGCTGTTCTACTGCCGCCAGCGCGGCCTGTCGGAAGAGGACGCCGTGTCGCTGATCGTCAACGGCTTCTGCAAGGAAGTGCTGAAGGAGCTGCCCATGGAGTTCGCCGTGGAAGCCCAGAAGCTCGTCGGCATCAGCCTCGAAGGCAGCGTCGGCTGA
- the sufC gene encoding Fe-S cluster assembly ATPase SufC: protein MIEIKNLHATVDGKEILKGIDLTINPGEVHAIMGPNGSGKSTLSYVLAGRDGYEITEGSVSFLGKDLLEMEPEERAAAGLFLAFQYPVEIPGVANTTFLKSALNAIRKQRGEPELDAMQFLKLVREKTKALNMTDEMLKRAVNVGFSGGEKKRNETLQMAVLQPKFAILDETDSGLDIDALKIVAEGVNALRSPERSMLVITHYQRLLDYIVPDHVHVLAFGKIQRSGGKELALELEKNGYAEFGVNEAA from the coding sequence ATGATCGAGATCAAGAACCTGCACGCCACGGTGGACGGCAAGGAAATCCTCAAGGGCATCGACCTGACGATCAATCCGGGCGAGGTCCACGCCATCATGGGGCCGAATGGCTCGGGCAAGAGCACGCTCAGCTACGTGCTGGCCGGCCGCGACGGCTACGAGATCACCGAGGGCTCGGTGAGCTTCCTCGGCAAGGACCTGCTGGAGATGGAGCCGGAGGAGCGCGCCGCCGCCGGCCTGTTCCTGGCCTTCCAGTACCCGGTCGAGATCCCCGGCGTCGCCAACACCACCTTCCTGAAGTCCGCCCTGAACGCCATCCGCAAGCAGCGCGGCGAACCGGAGCTGGACGCCATGCAGTTCCTGAAGCTGGTGCGCGAGAAGACCAAGGCCCTGAACATGACCGACGAGATGCTGAAGCGCGCGGTCAACGTCGGCTTCTCCGGCGGCGAGAAGAAGCGGAACGAGACGCTCCAGATGGCCGTCCTCCAGCCGAAATTCGCCATCCTCGACGAGACGGACAGCGGCCTGGACATCGACGCGCTGAAGATCGTGGCCGAGGGCGTGAACGCGCTCCGCTCGCCCGAGCGGTCGATGCTGGTCATCACCCACTACCAGCGCCTGCTCGACTACATCGTGCCGGACCATGTGCACGTGCTGGCCTTCGGCAAGATCCAGCGCTCCGGCGGCAAGGAGCTGGCGCTGGAGCTGGAGAAGAACGGCTACGCCGAGTTCGGCGTGAACGAGGCGGCCTGA
- the sufD gene encoding Fe-S cluster assembly protein SufD produces the protein MATTTLTKAPRGYDPAAAKPFLEQLDRVKDGLPGADLSWLNELRGQGHDRFAALGLPTVKNESWRYTNLRALDKLAFQPAAATGEAVRFDVLPTVRADGATGPRLVFVDGRFRAELSSTAGLPAGVELLNLADALARKPDLVAEHLGRIAAPDDQPLVALNTAFLEDGPVLHVPRGVTVDETIELVFVSVGSEAQPTAFHPRGLIVAEADSRAVIVEHHVGLGSCTTLSNGVTEVFVGAGASVHHYKVQREHTESFHLSHTAAKVAGKGVYDNFILTIGAKLSRNEVNSVLDGEEGDTHVSGAYMVRGGQHVDTTTFIDHAKPCCTSREVYKGVIDDQARAVFQGKIIVRPDAQKTDGYQQNRALLLSDTAEIDAKPELEIYADDVKCSHGATVGELDDDQLFYLRARGIDKAAARGLLIGAFLSEALEEIAEESVRDAFQSYVADWQNAR, from the coding sequence ATGGCGACGACGACCCTCACCAAGGCGCCGCGGGGCTACGACCCGGCGGCGGCCAAACCCTTCCTGGAGCAGCTCGACCGGGTCAAGGACGGCCTGCCCGGCGCCGACCTGTCCTGGCTGAACGAGCTGCGCGGCCAGGGCCACGACCGCTTCGCCGCGCTCGGCCTGCCGACCGTGAAGAACGAGTCCTGGCGCTACACCAACCTGCGCGCGCTCGACAAGCTGGCCTTCCAGCCGGCGGCCGCGACCGGCGAGGCGGTCCGCTTCGACGTGCTGCCGACCGTGCGGGCGGACGGCGCGACCGGCCCGCGGCTGGTCTTCGTGGACGGGCGCTTCCGGGCGGAGCTGTCCTCCACCGCCGGCCTGCCGGCGGGGGTCGAGCTGCTGAACCTCGCCGACGCCCTGGCGCGCAAGCCCGATCTGGTGGCCGAGCATCTGGGCCGCATCGCCGCCCCCGACGATCAGCCGCTGGTGGCGCTGAACACCGCCTTCCTGGAGGACGGCCCGGTCCTGCATGTGCCGCGCGGCGTCACGGTGGACGAGACCATCGAGCTGGTCTTCGTCTCCGTCGGCTCCGAGGCGCAGCCCACCGCCTTCCACCCGCGCGGCCTGATCGTCGCGGAGGCGGACTCCCGCGCCGTGATCGTCGAGCATCACGTGGGCCTGGGCTCCTGCACCACCCTGTCGAACGGCGTGACCGAGGTCTTCGTCGGCGCGGGCGCGTCGGTCCACCATTACAAGGTCCAGCGCGAGCACACGGAGTCCTTCCACCTGTCGCACACCGCGGCGAAGGTGGCCGGCAAGGGCGTCTACGACAACTTCATCCTGACCATCGGCGCCAAGCTGTCGCGCAACGAGGTCAACAGCGTCCTCGACGGCGAGGAAGGCGACACGCATGTCAGCGGCGCCTACATGGTGCGCGGCGGCCAGCATGTCGACACCACGACCTTCATCGACCACGCCAAGCCCTGCTGCACCAGCCGCGAGGTCTACAAGGGCGTGATCGACGACCAGGCCCGCGCCGTCTTCCAGGGCAAGATCATCGTCCGCCCCGACGCGCAGAAGACCGACGGCTACCAGCAGAACCGCGCGCTCCTGCTCTCCGACACCGCCGAGATCGACGCGAAGCCGGAGCTGGAGATCTACGCCGACGACGTGAAGTGCAGCCACGGCGCCACGGTGGGCGAGCTGGACGACGACCAGCTCTTCTACCTGCGCGCCCGCGGCATCGACAAGGCGGCTGCCCGCGGCCTGCTGATCGGCGCCTTCCTGTCCGAAGCGCTGGAGGAGATCGCCGAGGAGAGCGTCCGCGACGCCTTCCAGAGCTACGTCGCCGACTGGCAGAACGCGCGCTGA
- a CDS encoding cysteine desulfurase: MDTQITLPAFDVERVRADFPILSRTVHERKGKPGKPLVYLDSAASAQKPRQVIDAMTRFLEEDYSNIHRGVHFLSQTATDQFEEARRKVARFLNAPSERNIVFTRSATEAVNLVAHSYGRTFLSEGDEIIVSVMEHHANIVPWQLLQMDKGVRIRVVPVDEHGVLDLNAYEHLLSDRTKLVAMTHCSNVLGTVTPAKIIARMAHERGVPVLFDGSQAAVHGVVDVQDIDADFYIMTGHKLYGPTGTGVLYGKYDLLKKMPPYQGGGDMIESVSFEGTTFKAPPSRFEAGTPAITEVIGLGVALDYMETLGREAIAAHERDLLQYATQQLSQIDGLRVYGTAPGKGPIISFTLEGVHPHDLGTIVDQYGVAVRVGRHCAEPLMERFGVGATARASFALYNTRAEADALVESVIAVKEFFGA, encoded by the coding sequence ATGGACACCCAGATCACCCTCCCCGCCTTCGATGTGGAGCGCGTCCGCGCCGACTTCCCCATCCTGTCGCGCACCGTGCACGAGCGGAAGGGCAAGCCCGGCAAGCCGCTCGTCTATCTGGACAGCGCCGCCTCCGCGCAGAAGCCGCGGCAGGTCATCGACGCCATGACCCGCTTCCTGGAGGAGGATTATTCCAACATCCACCGGGGCGTCCATTTCCTGTCGCAGACCGCCACCGACCAGTTCGAGGAGGCCCGCCGCAAGGTCGCCCGCTTCCTGAACGCCCCGTCGGAGCGCAACATCGTCTTCACCCGCAGCGCGACCGAGGCCGTCAACCTCGTCGCCCACAGCTACGGCCGGACCTTCCTGTCGGAAGGCGACGAGATCATCGTCTCGGTCATGGAGCACCACGCCAACATCGTGCCGTGGCAGCTCCTCCAGATGGACAAGGGCGTCCGCATCCGCGTCGTCCCGGTGGACGAGCACGGCGTGCTGGACCTGAACGCCTACGAGCACCTGCTGTCCGACCGCACGAAGCTGGTGGCGATGACCCACTGCTCCAACGTGCTGGGCACGGTGACGCCGGCCAAGATCATCGCCCGCATGGCCCACGAGCGCGGCGTGCCGGTGCTGTTCGACGGCAGCCAGGCCGCCGTGCACGGCGTGGTGGACGTGCAGGACATCGACGCCGACTTTTACATCATGACTGGCCACAAGCTCTACGGCCCGACCGGGACCGGCGTGCTCTACGGCAAGTACGACCTGCTGAAGAAGATGCCTCCCTACCAGGGCGGCGGCGACATGATCGAGAGCGTCAGCTTCGAAGGCACCACCTTCAAGGCTCCCCCGTCCCGCTTCGAGGCCGGCACCCCGGCGATCACCGAGGTCATCGGGCTGGGCGTGGCGCTGGATTACATGGAGACGCTGGGCCGCGAGGCCATCGCGGCGCACGAGCGCGACCTGCTCCAGTACGCCACGCAGCAGCTTTCCCAGATCGACGGCCTGCGCGTCTACGGCACCGCGCCGGGCAAGGGCCCGATCATCTCCTTCACGCTGGAGGGCGTGCACCCGCACGACCTCGGCACCATCGTGGACCAGTACGGCGTCGCCGTCCGCGTCGGCCGCCACTGCGCCGAGCCGCTGATGGAGCGTTTCGGCGTCGGCGCCACGGCGCGGGCCAGCTTCGCCCTTTACAACACGCGGGCGGAGGCCGACGCTCTCGTCGAATCGGTGATCGCGGTGAAGGAGTTCTTCGGAGCATGA
- the sufU gene encoding Fe-S cluster assembly sulfur transfer protein SufU, whose translation MMDELRELYQEVILDHGKNPRNFRHPDDANREAKGENPMCGDRFMVYLKLKDGVVEDVAFQGRGCAISTASASMMTEVVKGKTEAEAKALFETFHDLCTKDDHEHGDHGPVDEDAMERLMVLSGVRQFPVRVKCATLAWHAMNAAIEGEDKASSE comes from the coding sequence ATGATGGACGAACTGCGCGAGCTGTACCAGGAAGTGATCCTGGACCACGGCAAGAACCCCCGGAACTTCCGGCATCCCGACGATGCCAACCGGGAGGCCAAGGGCGAGAACCCCATGTGCGGCGACCGCTTCATGGTCTATCTGAAGCTGAAGGACGGGGTGGTCGAGGACGTGGCCTTCCAGGGCCGCGGCTGCGCCATCTCCACCGCCAGCGCGTCCATGATGACCGAGGTGGTCAAGGGCAAGACCGAGGCGGAGGCCAAGGCCCTGTTCGAGACCTTCCACGACCTCTGCACCAAGGACGACCACGAGCATGGCGACCACGGTCCGGTGGACGAGGACGCCATGGAACGGCTGATGGTGCTGTCCGGCGTCCGTCAGTTCCCGGTGCGCGTGAAATGCGCCACCCTCGCTTGGCACGCGATGAACGCGGCCATCGAAGGCGAGGACAAGGCGAGCAGCGAGTAA
- a CDS encoding iron-sulfur cluster assembly protein gives MPDDAISKEADAAEAKPMNQTEADMAAAKAAYDPRAALSEAVISALKSCYDPEIPVDIWELGLIYRVDIGPNNEVEIDMTLTSPMCPVAGELPMQVQQAVESVEDVTTCKVELVWEPPWRQDMMSEVARVQLDMF, from the coding sequence ATGCCCGATGACGCGATCTCCAAGGAAGCCGACGCCGCGGAGGCCAAGCCGATGAACCAGACCGAAGCGGACATGGCGGCGGCCAAGGCCGCCTACGACCCGCGCGCCGCGCTGAGCGAGGCGGTGATCTCGGCGCTGAAGAGCTGCTATGACCCGGAAATCCCCGTGGACATCTGGGAACTCGGCCTGATCTACCGCGTCGACATCGGCCCGAACAACGAGGTCGAGATCGACATGACCCTGACCAGCCCCATGTGCCCGGTGGCCGGCGAGCTGCCGATGCAGGTGCAGCAGGCGGTTGAGTCCGTCGAGGACGTCACCACATGCAAGGTGGAACTGGTTTGGGAACCGCCCTGGCGCCAGGACATGATGTCCGAGGTCGCGCGGGTCCAACTGGACATGTTTTAA
- a CDS encoding iron-sulfur cluster assembly accessory protein, with translation MATASTASLPKALSITDAAANRVKALMAKATDDYIGLRIGVKAKGCSGLSYDVQYAKEKMKFDEVVEDKGVTVLIDPAAVMFLIGSEMDYVDDKFQTGFVFKNPNEKGRCGCGESFHV, from the coding sequence ATGGCTACGGCTTCTACGGCTTCTCTCCCCAAGGCCCTTTCCATCACCGACGCCGCGGCTAACCGCGTGAAGGCGCTGATGGCGAAGGCGACCGACGACTACATCGGCCTGCGCATCGGCGTGAAGGCGAAGGGCTGCTCCGGCCTCAGCTACGACGTGCAGTACGCCAAGGAAAAAATGAAGTTCGACGAGGTGGTGGAGGACAAGGGCGTCACCGTCCTGATCGACCCCGCCGCCGTGATGTTCCTGATCGGCAGCGAGATGGACTACGTCGACGACAAGTTCCAGACCGGCTTCGTCTTCAAGAATCCGAACGAGAAGGGCCGCTGCGGCTGCGGCGAGAGCTTCCACGTTTGA
- the pepN gene encoding aminopeptidase N — MDKGTPKAIRLQDFRPPAHLIDTVDLFFDLGEEVTTVRAQLGLRRNPARVDAAATPLTLDGQRLELVSVALNGQPLGEADYTVTPDHLTVHSVPESFTLETVVRIKPQENTALEGLYKSSGNFCTQCEAEGFRKITYFADRPDVMARYTTTITADKARYPVLLSNGNLIESGDLPDGRHRAVWEDPFPKPCYLFALVAGTLVHQEDRFRTMSGRDVTLRIYVEPGNEDKVDHAMRSLIKSMRWDEEVFGLEYDLDIFNIVAVGDFNMGAMENKSLNVFNTKYILAKPETATDQDFLGIEAVVAHEYFHNWTGNRVTCRDWFQLSLKEGLTVFRDQEFSSDMNSRAVKRIADVQRLRTVQFPEDSGAMAHPVRPDSYVEINNFYTPTVYDKGSEVIRMYHTLLGPQGFRKGMDLYFQRHDGQAVTCDDFAAAMSDATGVDLTQFKLWYRQAGTPELDVSGAFDEAAKTYRLTVRQTVPPTPGQPVKEPMYIPLVMGLLGPDGTDLPLRLTGEAESAGTSRTLHITQAEQTFTFVDVPARPVPSLLRGFSAPVKLRADLTDGDLTFLMANDSDAFNRWEAGQTLATRLLLSLVADRQAGRELALPQSFIDAVGAVLNDADQDPAFAAQALVLPTESYLGTQMEVIDPDAIHAVREFARRRLAEALRPGWLDTHRRNAGNEPFSVDAAAIGRRALKNLCLAYLMALEDEEALGLCLGQYRGAQAMTDVMAALQFLSNSGAPERDEAIADFYERWKGEALVVDKWFGVQATSHRPDTLERVTKLLSHPAFEIRNPNKVYALIGGFAGGNPVRFHDTSGAGYRFLADQVLRLDPMNPQVAARMVGPFSRLRRYDATRRALMKAELERIVATPGLSPDVFEVASKSLEAAG, encoded by the coding sequence ATGGACAAAGGCACGCCCAAGGCCATCCGCCTCCAGGATTTCCGCCCGCCCGCGCATCTGATCGACACGGTCGACCTGTTCTTCGATCTCGGCGAGGAGGTGACCACGGTCCGCGCGCAGCTCGGGCTACGGCGCAACCCGGCGCGCGTCGACGCGGCGGCAACGCCGCTGACGCTGGACGGGCAGCGGCTGGAACTGGTGTCCGTGGCGCTGAACGGGCAGCCGCTGGGCGAGGCCGACTACACCGTCACGCCGGACCATCTGACCGTCCACAGCGTGCCGGAGAGCTTCACGCTGGAAACGGTCGTCCGCATCAAGCCGCAGGAGAACACGGCGCTGGAGGGGCTCTACAAGTCCTCCGGCAACTTCTGCACCCAGTGCGAGGCGGAAGGATTCCGCAAGATCACCTATTTCGCCGACCGGCCCGACGTGATGGCCCGCTACACCACCACGATCACCGCGGACAAGGCGCGCTATCCGGTGCTGCTGTCCAACGGCAACCTCATCGAATCCGGCGACCTGCCCGACGGGCGGCACCGCGCGGTGTGGGAGGACCCCTTCCCCAAGCCCTGCTACCTGTTCGCCCTGGTCGCCGGCACGCTGGTGCACCAGGAGGACCGCTTCCGCACCATGTCCGGTCGTGACGTGACCCTGCGCATCTATGTCGAGCCGGGGAACGAGGACAAGGTCGACCACGCCATGCGCTCGCTCATCAAGTCGATGCGATGGGACGAGGAGGTCTTCGGGCTGGAGTACGACCTCGACATCTTCAACATCGTCGCGGTCGGCGACTTCAACATGGGGGCGATGGAGAACAAGTCCCTCAACGTCTTCAACACGAAGTATATCCTGGCGAAGCCTGAAACCGCCACCGACCAGGATTTCCTGGGCATCGAGGCGGTGGTGGCCCACGAGTACTTCCACAATTGGACCGGCAACCGCGTCACCTGCCGCGACTGGTTCCAGCTCTCGCTGAAGGAAGGGCTGACCGTCTTCCGCGACCAGGAATTCTCCAGCGACATGAACTCGCGGGCGGTCAAGCGCATCGCCGACGTGCAGCGCCTGCGCACCGTGCAGTTCCCCGAGGATTCCGGCGCCATGGCCCACCCCGTGCGCCCGGACAGTTATGTGGAGATCAACAACTTCTACACCCCCACCGTCTACGACAAGGGGTCGGAAGTCATCCGCATGTACCACACGCTGCTGGGGCCGCAGGGCTTCCGCAAGGGCATGGACCTGTATTTCCAGCGCCACGACGGGCAGGCGGTGACCTGTGACGACTTCGCCGCGGCGATGTCCGACGCCACCGGCGTCGACCTGACCCAGTTCAAGCTCTGGTACCGGCAGGCCGGCACGCCGGAGCTGGACGTGAGCGGCGCCTTTGACGAAGCGGCCAAGACCTACCGGCTGACGGTCCGGCAGACCGTGCCGCCGACCCCCGGCCAGCCGGTGAAGGAGCCGATGTACATCCCGCTGGTCATGGGGCTGCTCGGTCCGGACGGGACCGACCTGCCGCTGCGCCTGACCGGCGAGGCGGAGTCCGCCGGCACCAGCCGCACCCTGCACATCACCCAGGCCGAGCAGACCTTCACCTTCGTGGACGTGCCGGCCCGCCCGGTGCCGTCGCTGCTGCGCGGCTTCTCCGCCCCGGTGAAGCTGCGGGCCGACCTGACGGACGGCGACCTGACCTTCCTGATGGCCAACGACAGCGACGCCTTCAACCGCTGGGAGGCCGGGCAGACGCTGGCGACCCGCCTGCTGCTCTCCCTCGTCGCCGACCGGCAGGCCGGGCGGGAGCTGGCGCTGCCGCAGAGCTTCATCGACGCGGTGGGCGCCGTCCTCAACGACGCCGACCAGGACCCGGCTTTCGCCGCGCAGGCCCTGGTTCTGCCGACCGAGAGCTACCTCGGCACGCAGATGGAGGTGATCGACCCCGACGCCATCCACGCCGTGCGCGAGTTCGCCCGCCGCCGGCTGGCCGAGGCGCTGCGTCCGGGCTGGCTGGACACGCACCGCCGCAACGCTGGCAACGAGCCCTTCTCGGTCGATGCCGCGGCCATCGGCCGGCGGGCGCTCAAGAATCTCTGCCTCGCCTATTTGATGGCGCTGGAGGATGAGGAGGCGCTCGGTCTCTGCCTCGGCCAGTATCGCGGCGCCCAGGCGATGACCGACGTGATGGCGGCGCTGCAGTTCCTCAGCAATTCCGGCGCGCCGGAGCGGGACGAGGCCATCGCCGATTTCTACGAGCGCTGGAAGGGCGAGGCGCTGGTGGTGGACAAGTGGTTCGGCGTGCAGGCGACCTCGCACCGGCCCGACACGCTGGAGCGGGTGACGAAACTGCTCTCCCACCCCGCCTTCGAGATCCGCAACCCAAACAAGGTCTACGCCCTGATCGGCGGCTTCGCGGGCGGCAACCCGGTGCGCTTCCACGACACCAGCGGGGCCGGCTATCGCTTCCTCGCGGATCAGGTCCTGCGGCTCGACCCCATGAATCCGCAGGTGGCGGCCCGCATGGTCGGTCCATTCTCGCGCCTGCGCCGCTACGACGCGACGCGACGCGCCCTGATGAAGGCCGAGCTGGAGCGCATCGTCGCCACGCCGGGCCTGTCGCCGGACGTCTTCGAGGTGGCGAGCAAGAGCCTGGAGGCCGCCGGCTGA
- a CDS encoding cytochrome c family protein, with amino-acid sequence MNKHILGAALIAGIAMGAGAAQAADAAAGKDVFKQCMACHTAEQGKNKVGPSLFGVVGRPAASIDGFKYSKPMQEKAAGGLVWTPDNLKAYITAPKEVVPGGTMAFAGIKDAGKVDDLIAFLGEQK; translated from the coding sequence ATGAACAAGCATATCCTGGGCGCCGCCCTGATCGCCGGCATTGCCATGGGCGCGGGCGCCGCGCAGGCCGCTGATGCCGCCGCCGGTAAGGACGTCTTCAAGCAGTGCATGGCCTGCCACACCGCCGAGCAGGGCAAGAACAAGGTCGGTCCGTCGCTGTTCGGCGTCGTCGGCCGCCCGGCCGCCTCGATCGACGGCTTCAAGTACTCCAAGCCGATGCAGGAGAAGGCCGCCGGTGGTCTGGTCTGGACCCCGGACAACCTGAAGGCCTACATCACCGCCCCGAAGGAAGTCGTTCCGGGTGGCACGATGGCCTTCGCGGGCATCAAGGACGCCGGCAAGGTGGACGATCTGATCGCCTTCCTGGGCGAGCAGAAGTAA